The Bradysia coprophila strain Holo2 chromosome X unlocalized genomic scaffold, BU_Bcop_v1 contig_20, whole genome shotgun sequence region GGAACGTGTTGCAATGATTGCTATAAAAGAAACCTTATTCATAGCCGTGCTATTGGCTGTGTCGGTTGTGAACGTAAGCGAAAGAATTCGTCACCGGAACAACATCACCACTTACATTCATTCTTTGTCAAAGTCTGCAATTAAAGTCATAAAAGATGTGGacaatgaaagttttttaacatgcatcaGCATTACAACAGCAAATAGTCAAGAGAGCGCTTGGCAGCACACAGACATAATTAATAATATTGCAGGTGGGGTGATAAATGGAATGTCAATAATTTCTTCAAACGATGCCAACGGTACCTTTGATATTACATCGTTCAAAGaacgaaaaagttttaataTTCTTGTGGTGGATGGCTTGAATGGATTTCggtaaacaattatttttttttcgtgttgaACGTATGCTCTGTGAATTaaagtttttcgatttctaCATAGAGTTCTAGCCAACCAAATTccagttggaaattttaattacgAGGGAAAATTTCTGGTGATCGTTAATAATGTTATGATCGATTACATGACTGTAGTGACTGAAATCTCTCAGCGTTTCTTTTACGACTACATCGTAAACATAAACATATTGATTCCTAATCCATTGTTGAACACACAAGTGTTTATGTTCACTTACCATCCATATAAACCTCTCAAGTGTTCGCGATGCAACGTCGAGCTGTACAATATATTCGAAGACAAAACATTTCTGAGCAATAAAACACACTTTCCGAATAAGCTGCACAACTTTTACAATTGTACAATAGTGGTGGCTGCTTTCAACACAACACCCTATGTAAATGTGGTTAAggacaaaaatggaaaagaaaaactggTTGGTTTTGAGGGAAAACTATTCAGCACAGTGGCAGATATACTGAATTTGAACATTGAGCTCATCATACCACCTCTGAAATGGGGTGTTATCTATCCGAATAGAACGTTTACGGGTGCGTTTGGACTGGTAAgctaataaaataaaatcaaaagaagaaATTGGCATAATGTTTTTCACTCTAGTTGCATCACAATAAAGCAAATGTAACTCTCGGCTCATTTTTTCATCGTTACAAAACGTTTGAAATGTTCGATCTGACTTTGAGCTATCACAACTCGTACTTGTGCATCGTCATACCTTCTGGTCGACCGTTCACTTCTTTAGAGAAAACAATGTGGCCATTTCGTAAAAGCGTCTGGTACGCTATTCTAATTATACTGGTTTTTAAAGTGGTTATCATCCAAGGCCCGATCAAGATCTTATCACTGAATCGACATTTGGACTGTATTGACTTTCTCGATTACGTTCGAATTTATCTTGGGCTCAACATAACTCAATATCCTACCaaatttctttcgaaaatatttgtggTCGGAATGTTCTTCTATGCATTGATACTGCGAAGCTGCTATCAGAGTTCACTGTTCCAATTCATGACATTGATGATTAACGTTTCTGCTATACGCTCAGTGAATGAACTCATCGAAGAGAACTTTCGCTTTCATCTGATTGAACCATTAATGTTCGTATTGGAAACTTTGCCTGAACTGAAGTCAAGGTAAAAAGAAATTACATTTCCTTTTGATAATTGTAATGAATCCCGATCCGATGTATATTCAGATCGGTCTTTGTTAGCGAACAATTTGAACATAAATTGATGGAGGATGAAAGAATCAACTGGGACAGAAAGATTGCAGTTATTACAACCAGAAATCATGACTCTGGTGCTATGATCCCAAttgctgaaaatatttatcaattGTCCATTGCAATGGTTCTGCGAAGAAATTCTTATTTTACCGACAGAATCAATGGCATCATCTATAAGCTATTCGACAATGGCTACatatcaaaattgaatttaagctTTAAAAAGGAGAATCAGATACATGGAGCATCCGACACTGGACTACTTTCTTTAGATGATGTGGTTGGATTGTTTCGAATTTGTTTCGGTGGATATTTGTTGGCTCTGGCTGTTTTTGGTTATGAAATTGCTTCAATGATTTTTCAGAAGTGGAAGACGGCGGAAAGCAGAAAGAAAATGGTTTATT contains the following coding sequences:
- the LOC119068649 gene encoding uncharacterized protein LOC119068649, whose protein sequence is MIAIKETLFIAVLLAVSVVNVSERIRHRNNITTYIHSLSKSAIKVIKDVDNESFLTCISITTANSQESAWQHTDIINNIAGGVINGMSIISSNDANGTFDITSFKERKSFNILVVDGLNGFRVLANQIPVGNFNYEGKFLVIVNNVMIDYMTVVTEISQRFFYDYIVNINILIPNPLLNTQVFMFTYHPYKPLKCSRCNVELYNIFEDKTFLSNKTHFPNKLHNFYNCTIVVAAFNTTPYVNVVKDKNGKEKLVGFEGKLFSTVADILNLNIELIIPPLKWGVIYPNRTFTGAFGLLHHNKANVTLGSFFHRYKTFEMFDLTLSYHNSYLCIVIPSGRPFTSLEKTMWPFRKSVWYAILIILVFKVVIIQGPIKILSLNRHLDCIDFLDYVRIYLGLNITQYPTKFLSKIFVVGMFFYALILRSCYQSSLFQFMTLMINVSAIRSVNELIEENFRFHLIEPLMFVLETLPELKSRSVFVSEQFEHKLMEDERINWDRKIAVITTRNHDSGAMIPIAENIYQLSIAMVLRRNSYFTDRINGIIYKLFDNGYISKLNLSFKKENQIHGASDTGLLSLDDVVGLFRICFGGYLLALAVFGYEIASMIFQKWKTAESRKKMVYSTRQRLI